In Kangiella koreensis DSM 16069, a single window of DNA contains:
- a CDS encoding RloB family protein, producing MGSEDLFHKRKAKAKQQLERKSKLRSPYDNVLIVVEGEKTEKDYLNALIDKYKINTANFEVVGKGEGPMSIVSTAVQKYDQAYASPNRFDQVFCVFDRDSFGDFNDAVDLCASKNSDVINNMVDSGEKPEEGREYFKAITSNPCFEYWVLLHLNYTDKGYSATGNRSICGKVVDDIKALIGTYEKGSITNLDFLFEDDCIAAAIKNSERALSQTLESGSQTYTLVHEVVIYMQSLSKD from the coding sequence ATGGGATCGGAAGACTTATTTCATAAAAGGAAAGCAAAAGCCAAGCAGCAATTAGAAAGAAAAAGTAAGCTCAGATCTCCATACGATAATGTTTTGATAGTAGTTGAAGGTGAGAAAACTGAAAAAGACTACTTAAATGCATTAATAGATAAGTACAAAATTAACACAGCTAATTTTGAAGTTGTCGGGAAGGGAGAGGGGCCAATGTCAATAGTTTCAACAGCAGTACAAAAGTATGATCAGGCTTATGCAAGCCCGAATAGGTTTGATCAAGTCTTTTGTGTTTTTGATCGGGACTCTTTTGGGGACTTTAATGATGCTGTTGACCTGTGTGCAAGCAAAAACTCCGACGTGATTAACAATATGGTTGATTCTGGCGAAAAACCTGAAGAGGGAAGGGAATATTTTAAAGCCATTACTTCAAACCCTTGCTTTGAGTATTGGGTTCTCCTTCATCTAAACTACACTGACAAAGGGTACTCTGCTACTGGTAACCGCTCTATATGCGGTAAAGTCGTTGATGATATCAAGGCGCTTATAGGGACTTATGAGAAGGGAAGCATCACCAATCTAGATTTTTTGTTTGAAGACGACTGCATAGCAGCTGCTATCAAAAATAGCGAGAGAGCTTTAAGTCAAACTCTTGAGTCTGGTTCTCAAACGTATACGTTGGTACATGAGGTAGTAATCTATATGCAAAGCCTTAGTAAGGACTAG
- a CDS encoding helix-turn-helix transcriptional regulator: MKSSKIWFLIAFLTVIIAFDISDLYTDVTLHAEVDHLYVEAFMILVTALVIIYLILQVVSQRTAVTSLEKELKESRQLLQEQKSQMQEARKEYSEVIRKQFDEWSLTGSEIDTAYLLLKGLSFNEIAEVRGIKEKSVRQQASQIYQKANLPGRHAFAAWFFEDFMG, translated from the coding sequence TTGAAAAGTAGCAAGATTTGGTTCTTAATCGCGTTTTTGACGGTCATTATCGCGTTTGATATTTCTGACCTCTACACTGATGTGACATTGCATGCAGAAGTTGATCATTTGTATGTAGAAGCCTTCATGATTCTGGTTACAGCCCTGGTCATCATCTACCTTATCTTACAGGTGGTAAGCCAAAGAACTGCTGTAACAAGTCTTGAGAAAGAGCTTAAAGAGAGTCGCCAGCTTTTGCAGGAACAGAAATCGCAAATGCAGGAAGCGCGTAAAGAATACAGCGAAGTAATTCGCAAGCAGTTTGACGAATGGAGTCTGACTGGCAGTGAAATCGACACCGCTTATCTATTGCTCAAAGGCTTGAGCTTCAACGAAATTGCCGAAGTTCGTGGCATTAAAGAAAAGTCCGTTCGTCAGCAAGCCTCGCAAATATATCAAAAAGCCAATCTACCCGGTCGCCATGCATTCGCCGCCTGGTTCTTCGAAGATTTCATGGGGTAG
- a CDS encoding LTA synthase family protein translates to MTLFIRKQLGFLGQFFLLALILLTLSRLAIVLWQWPRIDGFTDVQAILVGGLRIDLATLSQLLFLPLLGLAIHALTPFKGHWLSRAIKVYCWVLLLVLILLELSTPTFIMEYDSRPNRLFFEYLSSPNEVFGMLFNGYLFELVIGTLLLVATGWLTRQWLKRHSGEIAVFSPASSLLILPLLVLLLLGARSGVQHRPINPAMVAFSNDRMLNTLPLNSTYSVMYALYQMGNESSAAKLYGEIPEATMLDIIQRDVSELGQLVTSDMPSLHQLTPSQPFQNRNLIIVVEESLGAQFVGALGGKSLTPSIDQWRDKSWFFENLYATGTRSARGLEAITTGFLPSPARPVLKLPKAQGNFFSLAGLLSSYGYESSFIYGGESHFDNMKGFFLNNGFDLTIDQNNYANPSFVGNWGVSDEDLFNQALVYLEKNPEQSKFSLIFTSTNHTPFEFPDGKIELYEEPKQTVNNSVKYADYALGKFLNELEAKGMMKNSVVMVVADHDARVWGDTLVPIEHFHIPGFIISPDIKPKVDKTLVSQIDLAPTLLSLLGIDHQVPMLGHDLTQIPADYQGRAIMQYGDNQAYWDGQEVVILRPNQQPITYPYFEGHFGKESAHDTEQELLALAYAQFASWAYDKQKYRLN, encoded by the coding sequence ATGACGCTATTTATTCGTAAACAACTTGGCTTTTTAGGGCAGTTCTTTTTGCTTGCTCTAATCCTATTGACGCTTTCTCGTTTGGCTATCGTGCTATGGCAATGGCCACGCATTGACGGTTTTACGGATGTTCAGGCCATTCTTGTCGGCGGTTTACGAATTGACCTGGCAACGCTATCTCAGCTGCTATTCCTGCCGCTATTGGGGTTAGCTATCCATGCTCTGACTCCATTCAAGGGGCACTGGCTTTCGCGGGCTATAAAAGTCTATTGCTGGGTGTTATTGCTGGTTCTTATTTTGCTGGAGCTCTCTACGCCGACCTTTATCATGGAGTATGACTCTCGCCCCAATCGTTTATTCTTCGAATATCTCAGCAGTCCTAATGAAGTGTTTGGGATGCTGTTCAATGGCTATCTGTTTGAGCTAGTCATTGGTACGCTTCTGTTAGTCGCAACTGGCTGGCTCACTCGTCAATGGCTAAAACGCCATAGCGGTGAGATTGCTGTTTTCAGCCCAGCCAGCTCTTTATTGATTCTGCCATTGCTGGTATTGCTGTTGCTGGGCGCACGCTCAGGAGTACAGCACCGCCCCATCAATCCGGCAATGGTAGCTTTTTCCAATGACCGAATGCTTAATACCTTGCCGCTGAACTCAACCTACAGTGTCATGTATGCCTTGTATCAAATGGGCAATGAGTCTTCTGCGGCTAAGCTTTACGGTGAAATTCCAGAAGCAACCATGCTTGATATTATTCAGCGTGACGTGTCCGAACTTGGGCAACTGGTAACATCCGATATGCCAAGTTTGCATCAACTAACGCCAAGCCAACCCTTCCAAAACCGCAACCTGATTATTGTGGTCGAAGAAAGTCTTGGCGCACAATTTGTCGGTGCGTTGGGCGGTAAGTCTTTAACACCCAGCATCGATCAATGGCGCGACAAAAGCTGGTTCTTCGAAAACCTCTACGCCACCGGCACTCGTTCGGCGCGTGGTTTAGAAGCCATCACAACCGGCTTTTTGCCTTCGCCTGCTCGTCCTGTTTTGAAACTTCCCAAAGCGCAGGGCAATTTTTTTAGTCTCGCCGGCCTTCTTTCAAGTTACGGTTACGAAAGTAGTTTCATTTATGGCGGCGAAAGTCACTTCGATAATATGAAGGGCTTTTTCTTGAATAACGGTTTTGACTTAACCATTGACCAAAATAATTATGCCAACCCATCCTTTGTTGGAAACTGGGGCGTGAGTGATGAAGACCTATTCAATCAGGCATTGGTCTATCTCGAGAAGAATCCGGAGCAGTCTAAATTCAGTTTGATTTTTACATCAACTAACCACACACCGTTTGAATTTCCGGACGGTAAAATTGAGCTTTATGAAGAGCCTAAACAAACCGTCAACAACTCAGTCAAGTATGCCGATTATGCGCTGGGTAAGTTTCTGAATGAACTCGAAGCGAAAGGCATGATGAAAAACTCTGTGGTTATGGTGGTTGCTGATCATGATGCCAGAGTATGGGGTGATACCTTGGTCCCGATCGAGCATTTCCATATTCCTGGTTTTATTATTAGCCCCGACATTAAACCAAAGGTCGATAAGACCTTGGTCAGTCAAATTGATCTGGCGCCTACTTTGCTTTCGCTATTGGGTATTGATCATCAAGTACCAATGCTGGGACATGATTTAACTCAAATCCCTGCAGACTATCAGGGTCGAGCAATTATGCAGTATGGCGACAATCAGGCGTATTGGGATGGGCAGGAGGTGGTCATTCTGCGCCCTAATCAACAACCAATAACTTACCCATACTTTGAAGGACATTTTGGCAAAGAGTCGGCTCATGACACTGAGCAAGAGTTGCTGGCACTGGCCTACGCACAATTTGCCAGCTGGGCTTATGATAAACAGAAGTATCGTTTGAATTGA
- the dbpA gene encoding ATP-dependent RNA helicase DbpA, with protein sequence MSHVAFSTLALQPALIANLADLGFERMTPIQADALPQVLEGKDVIAQAKTGSGKTAVFGLGILEKLDPKNFSVQSMVLCPTRELAEQVAEEIRRLARPIANVKILTLCGGTPLRPQADSLKHGAHIVVGTPGRIVDHLEKQTLDLDAISTLVLDEADRMLDMGFEDSMDAIVNELPRQRQTLLFSATYPPQIQAIAERVMVKPVLVQALEKHDSSSIKQDFYRISDEGERDVAVRLLLLKYRPDSTVIFCNTKRHVKDLTQELKRHGFSVLALHGDLEQKERDQALIRFANNSVSIMVATDVAARGLDIDSLDLVINYHIASDPEIHVHRIGRTGRAGNKGHACSIVISKEKHKVARLAEYLGQEIEPIALPDTQLLKEPTFRPPMATIQIDGGKKQKLRPGDILGALTADYRIEGNDVGKIQVANSWAYVAVKTAVLETAVQLLNNGKMKGKKFRARKI encoded by the coding sequence ATGAGCCACGTTGCTTTTTCGACCCTTGCTTTACAACCAGCCTTAATCGCCAATCTTGCTGATCTTGGCTTTGAGCGGATGACGCCGATCCAGGCGGATGCCTTGCCACAGGTTCTTGAAGGCAAGGACGTTATCGCGCAGGCGAAAACCGGTTCGGGTAAAACAGCGGTTTTTGGTTTAGGTATTCTGGAAAAACTCGACCCGAAAAATTTCTCGGTGCAATCTATGGTGCTGTGCCCAACGCGCGAACTGGCCGAACAGGTTGCCGAAGAAATTCGTCGTCTGGCGCGTCCGATTGCCAACGTTAAAATATTAACCCTGTGCGGCGGCACGCCATTGCGTCCGCAAGCGGACTCGTTAAAACATGGCGCGCATATCGTCGTCGGCACGCCGGGCCGTATCGTCGATCATCTGGAAAAACAAACGCTGGATCTGGATGCCATATCAACCTTGGTATTAGACGAAGCAGACCGCATGCTAGACATGGGTTTCGAAGACTCCATGGACGCCATCGTTAATGAACTGCCAAGACAGCGCCAAACCTTACTCTTTAGCGCCACCTACCCGCCACAGATTCAAGCCATCGCTGAACGCGTTATGGTCAAGCCGGTATTGGTTCAAGCGCTCGAAAAGCACGACAGCTCCAGCATCAAACAAGACTTCTACAGAATCAGCGATGAAGGCGAACGCGATGTCGCAGTGCGTTTGTTGCTACTCAAATACCGTCCTGACTCAACCGTGATTTTCTGTAACACCAAACGCCACGTTAAAGACCTGACCCAGGAACTGAAACGCCACGGATTCAGCGTATTGGCACTGCACGGTGATCTGGAACAGAAAGAACGTGACCAGGCTCTAATTCGCTTTGCGAACAACAGCGTATCGATCATGGTCGCCACCGACGTCGCCGCCCGCGGACTCGATATCGACTCGCTCGATCTGGTCATCAACTACCACATCGCCAGCGACCCGGAAATCCACGTCCACCGCATCGGCAGAACAGGCCGCGCCGGCAACAAAGGCCACGCCTGCTCCATCGTCATCAGCAAAGAAAAACACAAAGTTGCGCGCCTCGCAGAATACCTCGGCCAGGAAATCGAGCCGATAGCACTGCCCGATACCCAACTATTAAAAGAACCGACCTTCAGACCACCGATGGCAACCATCCAGATAGACGGCGGCAAGAAACAGAAACTACGCCCTGGCGACATCCTCGGCGCACTAACCGCAGACTACCGAATCGAAGGCAACGACGTCGGCAAAATCCAGGTCGCCAACAGCTGGGCCTACGTCGCCGTAAAAACCGCCGTCCTCGAAACCGCCGTCCAGCTACTCAACAACGGCAAAATGAAAGGCAAAAAATTTAGAGCGAGAAAGATTTAG
- the cfa gene encoding cyclopropane fatty acyl phospholipid synthase — MNDVSDHSRAQVAPPEILADLAAKAGVCFNGSNPWDIQVLDAAVYRRILSQGSLGLGESYMDGLWECAALDELFTRLLSADIEQKLGGMARLKLLFEAIRQNIVNRQKRARAYEVGERHYDIGNEIFAAMLDPTMSYSCGYWVNADNLIEAQIAKLDLICRKLELKPGEKVLDIGCGWGGFARYAAEQYGVSVDGITVSKEQQQLAQKRCEGFPVTIKLQDYRELSGEYDKIVSIGMFEHVGPKNYPTFFDTALRLLKDDGLFLLHSIGLDRTTANGDPWIDKYIFPNGKIPSAAQLSKALDRRFIIEDWHNFGPDYDKTVMAWWKRFDDAWDKLSQNKLFQNYDQRFYRMWKYYLHCSAGFFRSKNGQLWQLVLAKRDRPGRYYSIR, encoded by the coding sequence GTGAACGATGTGTCGGATCATTCGCGCGCTCAGGTCGCGCCGCCTGAGATTCTGGCGGATTTAGCGGCTAAGGCTGGGGTTTGTTTTAACGGTTCTAACCCTTGGGATATTCAGGTGTTAGATGCTGCAGTCTATCGTCGTATTCTATCGCAGGGTTCGCTGGGACTTGGCGAATCGTATATGGATGGTCTGTGGGAATGCGCGGCGCTGGATGAATTGTTTACCCGGTTGCTGAGTGCTGATATCGAGCAGAAACTGGGCGGTATGGCGCGCTTGAAGTTGCTGTTTGAGGCGATTCGTCAGAATATCGTTAATCGCCAGAAGCGCGCTCGCGCCTATGAGGTTGGCGAGAGGCATTACGATATTGGCAATGAGATTTTTGCAGCGATGCTGGATCCGACCATGAGTTATTCCTGTGGTTACTGGGTGAATGCGGACAATCTCATCGAAGCGCAAATCGCTAAACTGGATCTGATTTGCCGCAAGCTGGAATTGAAACCTGGCGAGAAAGTTTTGGACATTGGTTGTGGTTGGGGCGGTTTCGCTCGCTACGCCGCCGAGCAATATGGTGTTTCAGTTGATGGCATCACGGTTTCCAAAGAACAACAACAACTCGCCCAAAAACGCTGCGAGGGTTTTCCGGTAACCATCAAGTTGCAGGATTACCGCGAGCTGTCGGGTGAATACGATAAGATTGTGTCGATTGGCATGTTTGAACATGTCGGCCCGAAAAATTACCCGACCTTTTTTGATACGGCGTTACGTTTATTAAAAGATGATGGTCTCTTTTTATTGCACTCCATTGGTCTTGACCGCACCACTGCCAACGGCGATCCCTGGATCGACAAATACATTTTCCCCAACGGTAAAATCCCTTCTGCGGCTCAGCTGTCTAAAGCTTTGGATAGACGCTTCATTATCGAGGACTGGCATAACTTTGGGCCTGACTACGACAAAACGGTAATGGCCTGGTGGAAGCGTTTTGATGATGCCTGGGATAAGCTTTCTCAAAACAAGTTGTTTCAAAATTATGATCAGCGGTTTTATCGCATGTGGAAATATTACCTGCATTGCAGTGCCGGATTTTTCCGTTCCAAGAATGGTCAGTTGTGGCAATTAGTTCTAGCCAAACGTGATCGGCCGGGACGCTATTATTCTATTCGCTAG
- a CDS encoding vWA domain-containing protein encodes MSHNTGTVQSVAPAIEIGPDSGQPADSGTTWLHEFSHTPAPGGTKFVMLHFTSADIPAGNRLEVDLGYGTDTFDQSSGDQFWTRPINHTEFPGGIPIRYIADGSASGSVELSEYGRGESLPGDSAGLSNSDPFVLSGSYSEPTYDPFWFCNTPPEWENVECTPGGDIRREVAKSCGMIVTVHGNAVSTCSVTLIGPDTVITAGHCLGDIDNEWPTSSVTFDYQTDCMGNVSGSYNPIFHKVTGYLKYRWADGSGLDYAILKLDIPPGGLGIPVIPMRNSLPSVGEQIFGIHHPNGATKKLAPKHADMETVNSASSSSIGVDIDVSGGSSGSGLFDMMGRYLGVLSYGTDCNLHYCPSPSVLNDIATTPVPVPDQDIMLVIDRSGSMSGDAGTGQSKIDEAKDSASLFVQLVEASAGHRMGLVSFSTSASIDEGIGNLNPGKKNQLIGPAPYSGGAVGGLIPDGWTSIGDGIDKAQSELTGGANPKTILLLTDGLQNTPPMIETATNDIGDTRIHAIGLGTEANLNGGLLSDLTQSTGGAYTRAGDGLELKKFFALAFGDIFEDGTLIDPTFELPRDVEETEAMSFEVCDEEMLTIVAGWDKPEGHLNITARAPNGDTITASTAGIEASSGRTWSFIKIPLPFSGQREGTWSVTFKRPKGSGEFPPPAIPLRYFMNVIASGGPVIRPLNIKRHYYTGESFTPLVRLNYPNGRSIHHGSVKLSVTKPKQSFGNLISKAGLKAPLEIQGDIIPPVQATLLQLEQDAGKPVISYEEEWYDLTQDREVNGNFEHNGPWGREFSNLFTRPGTYTFRCVGHYGHDCKGMRETSWSAYVSTRVDSTATLDSLVVTALDGNKVNIIFTPQDSLGNLLGPGQADNFTLSDVPGSKVLEPVKDNGDGSYSVNIEHDKDSGYQPGIGITQPGRPTVPVTKPDDGSGSSNDWWLWLLIILLLILVIILLLI; translated from the coding sequence ATGTCACACAACACTGGAACGGTGCAGTCTGTTGCACCTGCAATTGAAATAGGCCCAGATTCAGGGCAACCCGCCGACTCAGGCACCACCTGGCTTCATGAGTTTTCTCACACCCCTGCCCCTGGCGGCACTAAATTTGTCATGCTGCACTTTACGTCAGCTGACATCCCTGCGGGCAATCGTCTTGAAGTTGATCTTGGTTATGGCACCGATACATTTGACCAGAGCTCAGGCGACCAATTCTGGACTCGTCCTATCAACCATACCGAATTTCCGGGCGGAATTCCGATCCGCTATATTGCCGACGGCAGCGCCAGCGGAAGCGTCGAGTTAAGCGAATATGGCCGTGGCGAAAGCTTACCGGGTGACTCGGCAGGCTTATCCAACAGCGATCCATTCGTTCTCAGCGGTAGCTATTCTGAACCTACTTATGATCCATTCTGGTTCTGTAACACACCTCCCGAATGGGAAAACGTCGAGTGCACTCCTGGTGGTGATATCAGGCGCGAGGTTGCAAAAAGCTGCGGCATGATCGTTACGGTTCATGGCAATGCAGTATCAACCTGTTCCGTCACTTTAATCGGCCCTGATACCGTTATCACTGCGGGTCACTGCTTAGGTGATATCGATAACGAATGGCCTACCAGCTCCGTAACTTTTGATTATCAAACGGACTGCATGGGTAACGTCTCGGGCAGTTATAATCCGATATTCCATAAAGTCACCGGCTACCTGAAATATCGCTGGGCTGATGGTTCCGGATTAGACTATGCGATCTTGAAACTGGATATTCCGCCGGGTGGTCTCGGTATTCCTGTGATTCCGATGCGCAACAGTTTGCCTTCAGTTGGAGAGCAAATTTTTGGCATTCACCACCCCAATGGCGCGACCAAAAAATTAGCGCCGAAACACGCGGATATGGAAACGGTTAACAGTGCCAGCAGCAGCTCTATTGGTGTTGATATTGACGTTAGCGGCGGAAGTTCTGGTTCAGGTCTGTTCGATATGATGGGACGCTATCTCGGCGTACTGTCTTATGGTACTGATTGTAACCTGCATTACTGCCCTTCCCCTTCAGTGCTTAACGATATTGCGACCACACCTGTGCCTGTGCCGGATCAGGATATTATGCTTGTTATTGATCGTTCCGGCTCCATGTCGGGTGACGCGGGAACCGGTCAGTCAAAAATAGATGAAGCGAAAGACTCAGCATCCTTATTCGTCCAGCTTGTCGAGGCGAGCGCAGGACATAGGATGGGGCTGGTATCGTTTTCAACTAGCGCTTCTATCGACGAAGGAATTGGTAATTTAAATCCCGGCAAGAAAAATCAATTGATTGGCCCTGCTCCTTATTCTGGTGGCGCAGTGGGAGGCCTGATTCCTGACGGCTGGACCAGCATTGGCGATGGTATCGATAAAGCACAAAGCGAACTCACCGGCGGTGCTAACCCTAAAACCATTCTGTTGCTCACCGATGGTTTGCAGAATACACCGCCAATGATCGAAACAGCGACCAACGATATTGGCGATACACGCATTCATGCCATTGGGCTTGGCACTGAGGCTAATCTCAACGGTGGCCTCTTATCCGATTTAACTCAATCTACTGGCGGCGCTTACACCCGAGCTGGTGATGGCCTGGAGCTGAAAAAATTCTTTGCTTTGGCCTTTGGCGATATTTTTGAAGATGGCACCTTAATCGATCCAACCTTTGAGCTTCCTCGCGATGTTGAAGAAACTGAAGCTATGAGCTTTGAGGTTTGCGATGAAGAAATGCTGACCATTGTCGCTGGTTGGGACAAGCCTGAGGGACATTTAAATATTACTGCCAGAGCACCCAATGGCGATACCATCACCGCTTCAACGGCTGGCATTGAAGCAAGCTCAGGGCGTACCTGGTCGTTCATTAAGATTCCACTTCCGTTTTCTGGGCAGCGCGAAGGCACCTGGTCGGTTACTTTTAAGCGCCCAAAAGGCAGTGGTGAATTCCCCCCTCCAGCAATTCCGCTACGTTACTTTATGAATGTTATTGCTTCTGGTGGGCCAGTGATAAGACCGCTTAATATCAAACGTCATTATTATACTGGCGAAAGCTTTACTCCATTAGTTAGACTCAACTACCCTAACGGACGCAGTATCCATCATGGTTCAGTAAAACTTTCTGTGACCAAACCCAAACAGTCATTTGGTAACTTAATCAGCAAAGCTGGTTTAAAAGCGCCGCTGGAAATCCAAGGTGATATCATACCGCCGGTGCAGGCGACTCTACTCCAACTTGAGCAGGATGCTGGGAAGCCAGTCATTAGCTATGAGGAGGAATGGTACGACTTAACTCAAGATCGTGAGGTCAATGGCAACTTCGAGCACAATGGCCCCTGGGGGCGCGAATTTAGCAATCTGTTTACACGACCCGGTACTTACACTTTCCGCTGCGTCGGCCACTATGGTCACGATTGCAAAGGTATGCGTGAAACCTCATGGTCGGCTTACGTCAGCACCCGCGTCGATTCAACAGCCACATTAGACTCTCTTGTCGTTACTGCACTGGATGGTAATAAAGTTAACATTATCTTCACTCCTCAGGATTCACTGGGCAATCTGCTCGGTCCGGGCCAAGCCGACAACTTTACCCTATCGGATGTTCCTGGAAGCAAAGTACTTGAGCCGGTAAAAGATAATGGCGATGGAAGTTACAGCGTTAACATTGAGCACGATAAAGACAGTGGTTATCAACCTGGCATTGGTATTACTCAACCTGGTCGACCAACAGTTCCAGTCACCAAACCAGACGATGGCAGTGGCTCTAGTAATGATTGGTGGTTATGGTTGCTGATTATATTGCTGTTAATTCTGGTGATTATACTTCTGCTTATTTAA
- a CDS encoding NAD(P)-dependent alcohol dehydrogenase, with protein sequence MKVAAYAAPSATEDLAPLDIERRAVGDNDVLIDIEYCGVCHSDIHTARNDWGGTQYPIVPGHEIIGRVLEVGQDVSEFKAGQLVGVGCMVDSCRHCHSCDEGLEQYCEEGIVATYNSEDPVSGGITQGGYSDKIVVDKDFVLSVSEKLDTKAVAPLLCAGITTYSPLRQWNVKKGDKVGVIGLGGLGHMGVKLAKAMGAHVVMITTSPDKGKDAKRLGADEVLISKDKEAMKQQANSFDFLLNTVPVPHDVNPYVALLKRDSTMVIVGAIAPLPDIHGGGLIMQRKRIAGSLIGGIKETQEMLDFCAEHNIVSDVEMIDMQNINDAYERVINSDVKYRFVIDMKSLAQ encoded by the coding sequence ATGAAAGTAGCCGCTTATGCAGCTCCCTCAGCAACCGAAGATCTTGCTCCCTTAGACATCGAGCGCCGCGCCGTTGGCGACAATGATGTGCTGATCGATATTGAATACTGCGGCGTCTGCCACAGCGACATCCACACCGCGCGTAACGACTGGGGCGGCACACAATACCCCATCGTTCCCGGCCATGAAATCATCGGTCGCGTGCTCGAAGTGGGGCAGGACGTATCTGAATTCAAAGCAGGGCAGCTGGTCGGCGTCGGCTGCATGGTCGATTCTTGTCGCCATTGCCATTCCTGCGATGAAGGGCTTGAGCAATATTGCGAAGAAGGGATCGTTGCAACCTACAACAGCGAAGACCCTGTTTCCGGTGGCATCACCCAGGGCGGTTATTCTGACAAAATCGTAGTCGATAAAGACTTCGTCTTAAGCGTCTCGGAAAAGCTCGACACCAAAGCAGTCGCGCCGCTCTTGTGCGCTGGCATCACAACCTACTCACCGCTGCGCCAATGGAACGTCAAGAAAGGCGACAAAGTAGGCGTTATTGGTTTAGGCGGACTCGGCCACATGGGCGTCAAACTGGCCAAAGCCATGGGCGCGCACGTTGTCATGATCACAACCTCGCCCGACAAAGGCAAAGACGCCAAACGCCTCGGTGCCGATGAAGTCCTTATCTCCAAAGATAAAGAAGCTATGAAACAACAGGCCAACAGCTTCGACTTCCTGCTCAACACAGTGCCCGTACCGCACGACGTCAATCCGTACGTTGCACTCCTCAAACGAGACTCAACCATGGTCATCGTCGGCGCGATAGCACCACTGCCGGATATTCATGGCGGAGGCCTGATCATGCAACGCAAACGCATCGCCGGATCATTGATCGGCGGCATCAAAGAAACCCAGGAAATGCTCGACTTCTGCGCGGAGCACAACATCGTATCCGACGTCGAAATGATCGATATGCAAAACATCAACGACGCCTACGAAAGAGTTATCAACTCCGACGTTAAATACCGCTTCGTGATTGATATGAAATCGTTGGCGCAGTAG
- a CDS encoding AAA family ATPase, with translation MLIEFSVSNFKSYKNKETFSMLAESGTELFDSNVIKTHSVEDINLLSSAVIYGPNASGKSNLFEAMDTMIDLIIETRQRGDKLTVKPYAFDKNYTNKGTEFEIIFLVDNVRYQYGFEVTKERVLTEWLLSYPNKRPVNLFTREFINEKKGYEWNIGQALKGQKKLWQESTRSNALFLSTATMLNSEQLSKVFDYFDKKVRVIGSDGLSKNITDKLFSGGNDKSVLRDFLKSADFNIEDVKYEKHTIEDDDFPDDMPESMKEEIISDLRKMGLMETKFGHLDEDGGVKYLDFGEESSGTQRYYSFIGPWFYSLRNGFTLFVDELNENLHPLLVEFLVKLFNNPKTNKSGAQLIFSTHETAILSQEVFRRDQVWFSEKSSKGFSKLYSLSEFRVRKGVENVEKNYLSGKYGALPYFKDVMSIWE, from the coding sequence ATGCTGATCGAATTTTCAGTATCAAATTTTAAAAGCTATAAAAACAAAGAAACCTTTTCAATGTTAGCCGAGTCAGGCACTGAGCTTTTTGACTCAAATGTTATAAAAACTCATTCTGTAGAAGACATTAATTTATTAAGCAGTGCTGTGATTTATGGGCCGAACGCTTCAGGTAAATCTAATTTATTTGAGGCTATGGATACTATGATTGATCTTATCATTGAAACTAGGCAGAGAGGAGATAAGCTCACTGTAAAACCCTATGCCTTTGATAAGAATTATACTAATAAGGGCACTGAGTTTGAAATAATCTTCCTTGTAGATAATGTTAGGTACCAATATGGTTTTGAAGTTACTAAAGAAAGAGTATTGACTGAATGGCTGTTATCTTACCCAAATAAGAGACCAGTAAACCTTTTTACTCGTGAGTTTATAAATGAGAAGAAAGGGTATGAATGGAATATCGGTCAAGCTTTAAAAGGGCAAAAGAAATTATGGCAGGAGTCTACTAGAAGTAATGCATTATTCTTATCGACTGCAACGATGCTTAATAGTGAACAGTTAAGTAAAGTTTTCGACTATTTTGATAAAAAAGTTCGTGTTATTGGTTCAGACGGTTTATCAAAAAATATTACAGATAAACTATTTTCTGGAGGGAACGATAAGTCTGTTCTAAGAGACTTTTTAAAGTCAGCTGATTTTAATATCGAAGATGTTAAGTATGAAAAGCATACTATCGAAGATGATGATTTTCCTGATGATATGCCTGAGTCAATGAAGGAAGAGATTATTTCTGACTTGAGAAAAATGGGGTTAATGGAAACTAAATTTGGACATTTGGATGAAGATGGTGGCGTTAAGTATTTAGACTTCGGAGAGGAGTCATCAGGGACGCAGAGGTATTATTCATTTATTGGGCCATGGTTTTATTCTTTACGAAATGGCTTTACTCTTTTTGTTGATGAGCTAAATGAAAACTTACACCCTCTGTTGGTCGAGTTCTTAGTAAAACTCTTCAACAACCCTAAAACAAACAAGAGTGGTGCTCAGTTGATTTTCTCAACTCATGAAACTGCAATTTTAAGTCAGGAGGTATTTAGGCGAGACCAGGTTTGGTTCTCTGAAAAGAGTTCAAAAGGGTTCTCAAAACTATACTCACTCTCTGAGTTCAGAGTAAGAAAAGGTGTCGAAAATGTCGAAAAAAACTACCTTTCAGGTAAATATGGAGCCTTACCTTACTTTAAAGATGTAATGAGCATTTGGGAGTAA